The Sesamum indicum cultivar Zhongzhi No. 13 linkage group LG6, S_indicum_v1.0, whole genome shotgun sequence genome has a segment encoding these proteins:
- the LOC105163580 gene encoding transcriptional regulator SUPERMAN-like, translating into MEKLRWGGCDQRLIRDSWDGTTLSFEKDRTYGFSWPQRNYRCSFCKKEFKSAQALGGHMNVHRRDRARMRLSPSWDSQIPNPNPNPNPSFSLSSSTRLRPSVAKFSPYNSISCHSFLPNYSPPSASQHQEKPVPAVIERSITAFRGGERGKTTAKGTMLDVTSLARRRDARVWTASEFVRLDLNLGLLQDTKDQDLDLELRLGCN; encoded by the coding sequence ACAACCTTAAGCTTTGAGAAGGATCGTACGTACGGGTTTTCATGGCCTCAAAGGAACTACAGGTGCAGCTTTTGTAAGAAGGAGTTCAAGTCTGCACAAGCTCTTGGTGGTCATATGAATGTTCATAGGAGAGATAGGGCAAGAATGAGACTCTCACCTTCATGGGATTCTCAAATTCCCAACcctaaccctaaccctaaccCTAGTTTTTCTTTGTCATCGTCGACACGGTTGAGGCCTTCCGTTGCTAAGTTTTCACCTTATAATAGTATTTCATGTCATTCATTTCTACCTAATTACTCACCCCCTTCAGCTTCGCAGCACCAAGAAAAGCCGGTTCCAGCCGTTATCGAGCGCAGTATCACCGCCTTTCGTGGAGGAGAAAGGGGAAAGACGACGGCCAAAGGGACAATGCTCGACGTCACAAGCTTAGCGAGAAGAAGGGATGCAAGGGTTTGGACAGCAAGTGAGTTTGTTAGGTTAGATTTGAACTTGGGTTTGCTCCAAGACACTAAGGATCAGGATTTGGATTTGGAGCTTAGACTTGGGTGTAATTAA